One genomic region from Dermacentor variabilis isolate Ectoservices chromosome 6, ASM5094787v1, whole genome shotgun sequence encodes:
- the vvl gene encoding ventral veins lacking gives MAAASNPYIGTSAVSSLTSVHLPPSQAMQVAASQPTAGYGREPPEMKYMPPQPHHQGGPNGLSSHHHHQWVSLQTDASMWSMGPGGMADIKPAQAAELGHHHPLSGGHHARAATAQHMGSWHPAVSPHMGAMGGMHPQHHQHHHHPYGGMNGMLGGAAHPAMREVPHADQVPPHPHMHGQHDPRALDHHHHRHPSESGEEEAPSSDDLEQFAKQFKQRRIKLGFTQADVGLALGTLYGNVFSQTTICRFEALQLSFKNMCKLKPLLAKWLEEADSTTGSPTSIDKIAAQGRKRKKRTSIEVSVKGALESHFHKQPKPSAQEIASLADSLQLEKEVVRVWFCNRRQKEKRMTPPINQPQAGAPGGPPTPDMMMCHGGSPGDMHHHSPPAMMQSPPPPPPPPHSALHPGQSLAAH, from the coding sequence ATGGCAGCAGCGTCGAACCCGTACATCGGCACGTCGGCAGTGTCCAGCCTGACGTCGGTGCACCTGCCGCCGAGCCAGGCCATGCAGGTGGCGGCATCGCAGCCGACGGCGGGCTACGGCCGCGAGCCGCCGGAGATGAAGTACATGCCGCCGCAGCCGCACCACCAGGGAGGACCCAACGGCCTGTCgagtcaccaccaccaccagtggGTGTCGTTGCAGACGGACGCCTCCATGTGGTCCATGGGGCCCGGCGGCATGGCCGACATCAAGCCAGCTCAGGCGGCCGAGCTGGGCCACCACCACCCCTTGAGCGGGGGCCACCATGCGCGCGCGGCCACCGCGCAGCACATGGGCTCGTGGCACCCCGCGGTGTCGCCGCACATGGGAGCCATGGGCGGCATGCACCCGCAGCAccaccaacaccaccaccacccgtACGGCGGCATGAACGGCATGCTGGGCGGCGCGGCCCACCCGGCCATGCGAGAAGTCCCTCACGCCGACCAGGTGCCCCCCCACCCGCACATGCACGGGCAGCACGACCCGCGCGCGctggaccaccaccaccaccggcaCCCCAGCGAAAGCGGCGAGGAGGAGGCGCCTAGTTCGGACGATCTGGAACAGTTCGCCAAGCAGTTCAAGCAGCGTCGCATCAAGCTCGGCTTCACGCAAGCCGACGTCGGGCTCGCGCTCGGCACGCTGTACGGGAACGTCTTCAGCCAGACTACCATCTGCCGGTTCGAGGCTCTGCAGCTGAGCTTCAAGAACATGTGTAAGCTCAAGCCGTTGCTAGCCAAGTGGCTCGAGGAGGCCGATTCGACCACAGGTTCGCCTACGTCCATCGACAAGATCGCCGCCCAGGGACGCAAGCGCAAGAAGCGCACCAGCATCGAGGTGTCGGTGAAGGGCGCCCTCGAGTCGCACTTCCACAAGCAGCCCAAGCCGTCCGCCCAGGAGATCGCCTCCCTGGCCGACAGCCTGCAGTTGGAGAAGGAAGTGGTCCGCGTCTGGTTCTGCAACCGGCGGCAGAAGGAGAAGCGGATGACGCCGCCCATCAACCAGCCGCAGGCTGGGGCACCCGGCGGACCCCCGACGCCGGACATGATGATGTGCCACGGTGGATCGCCCGGAGACATGCACCACCACTCCCCGCCGGCCATGATgcagtcgccgccgccgccgccccctCCTCCACACTCGGCACTCCACCCGGGTCAGTCGCTGGCGGCCCACTGA